The sequence below is a genomic window from Kitasatospora kifunensis.
CCAGGTAGCACTCGTCGCTGACCAGCAGCGCGCCGTGCGTCCTGGCCCAGGTCACCGCGCGCCGCAGCTGATCGGCCGTCAGCACCCGCCCGGTGGGGTTGGACGGCGAGTTGAGCCAGATCAGCCGCACGCGCGCGGGGTCCAGCTCCTCGACGTCCTCGTACTCGACCGGCGTCGCCCCGCAGAGCCGGGCGCCGACCTCGTAGGTGGGGTAGGCCAGTCGCGGATAGGCCACCTGGTCACCCGGGCCGAGCCCGAGCTGTCCGGGCAGCCAGGCCACCAGTTCCTTGGAACCGATGGTCGGCAGCACGGCGTCCGGGCCGATCTCGGCGCCCACCCGGCGGCGCAGCCACCCGGCGATCGCCTCCCGAAGCTCCGGCTTGCCCCACACGGTCGGGTAGCCGGGCGTGTCGGTGCTGGCCGCCAGCGCCTTCTGGATCAGCTCGGGGACCGAGTCCACCGGGGTGCCGACCGAGAAGTCGCACAGCCCGTCCGGGTGGGCCAGCGCCCTGGCCTTGTACGGCTCGAGCTTGTCCCAGGGGAAGACGGGCAGAAGGTCGGATACGCGGCGCGCCGCCCCCGGGTGACCCGGGAACGGCGCGCGCGGTTCGTTCGTGCTCACAGGCTCAGTGCTCGCCCTGGTTCTGCGGCGGCAGGGCCGCGATGAACGGGTGGTCCCGCTCGATCAGGCCGAGCTTGGAGGCACCACCGGGCGAACCGAGGTCGTCGAAGAACTCGACGTTCGCCTTGTAGTA
It includes:
- the dapC gene encoding succinyldiaminopimelate transaminase, with the protein product MSTNEPRAPFPGHPGAARRVSDLLPVFPWDKLEPYKARALAHPDGLCDFSVGTPVDSVPELIQKALAASTDTPGYPTVWGKPELREAIAGWLRRRVGAEIGPDAVLPTIGSKELVAWLPGQLGLGPGDQVAYPRLAYPTYEVGARLCGATPVEYEDVEELDPARVRLIWLNSPSNPTGRVLTADQLRRAVTWARTHGALLVSDECYLELGWEAEPVSVLRADVCGGSHEGLLAVHSLSKRSNLAGYRASFVAGDPVVVRELLEIRKHGGMIVPAPVQAATIAALGDDAHVVEQRARYAARRSALREALTGHGFRIEHSEASLYLWATRDEPCWDTVAALAELGILVAPGDFYGPAGDRFVRVAFTATDERVEAAVRRLNG